In one window of Macadamia integrifolia cultivar HAES 741 unplaced genomic scaffold, SCU_Mint_v3 scaffold1390, whole genome shotgun sequence DNA:
- the LOC122063631 gene encoding putative wall-associated receptor kinase-like 16 produces MGRDLVLLWFLFFIFFLWPAVATSSSMLPIAKPNCLDKCGNISVPYPFGLGDQKCFREQNFSLTCNHSYSPPKLFIWESVEILDISILEGLLRVFTYVIGDCYDKSGQQTYESFNDMFFDSTTLTTTFSFSDTENRFTALGCDTIALITDFSGPSFGSGCSMTCNNISDVINGSCLGIGCCQTSIPKGYGVYDLHLSSFQNHTKVYDYNPCNYAFIVDKNWYNFSVSHLLNYTVHEDDDGYSRVPAVFDWAVDKKSCADALKDPNTYACGKNSICNTSKNGVGYSCNCLQGYHGNPYLPEGCQDINECEEPSGPCNGTCTNLLGSYKCSCPPGYFGDGKKNGSGCIPPQKQFPVIAVTVGTGLGSLFLLIGILLVLLALQKRKEYKLKQKFFKQNGGFLLKQHLSSQQGSVEATKIFAVEELKRATNNYHMNQILGQGAYGTVYKGILPDHRIVAIKKSKLVDESQIEQFINEMVILSRINHRNVVKLLGCCLEAEVPILVYEFITNKTLFHHIHGEGCNSPISWDNRLRIAAETAEALAYLHSVASPPIIHRDIKSANILLDDNYTARVSDFGASRLVPLDQTQFTLVQGTLGYLDPEYLQSSQLIEKSDVYSFGVVLAELLTGKKALYSDGPSKETSLAMHFVTSTREGRIWDILDDRILIEGCKEQLHEVLLLAERCLRVKGEERPTMKEVAMELEGLNKYQRHHWVAQNREEVECLLGEPSNFLSHNTIKYHIV; encoded by the exons ATGGGTCGTGATCTTGTGCTGCTTTGGTTCctcttcttcatattttttttatggccAGCGGTGGCTACATCGTCATCAATGTTACCAATTGCAAAACCCAATTGCTTGGATAAATGCGGCAATATCTCAGTTCCTTATCCATTTGGGTTGGGAGATCAAAAATGTTTTAGAGAACAAAATTTTAGCCTCACTTGTAACCACAGCTATAGCCCTCCCAAACTGTTCATATGGGAGTCTGTCGAAATTCTAGATATTTCAATATTAGAAGGCCTACTGCGTGTATTTACCTATGTAATTGGAGATTGTTACGACAAGTCTGGCCAACAGACTTATGAGAGCTTTAATGATATGTTCTTCGACAGTACTACTTTAACGACAACTTTCTCGTTCTCTGACACAGAGAACAGATTCACAGCCCTGGGTTGTGACACCATAGCTTTAATCACGGACTTCAGTGGCCCGAGCTTCGGGAGTGGGTGTAGCATGACTTGCAACAACATATCTGATGTGATTAATGGTTCCTGCTTGGGCATCGGTTGCTGCCAGACCTCAATTCCAAAGGGCTATGGTGTCTATGACTTACATCTCTCCAGCTTTCAAAATCACACCAAGGTCTATGATTACAATCCTTGCAACTACGCTTTCATAGTTGACAAGAACTGGTACAACTTTTCCGTTTCGCATCTCCTGAATTATACCGTACACGAAGATGACGACGGTTATTCACGAGTACCAGCTGTGTTCGATTGGGCAGTAGATAAAAAGTCTTGCGCTGATGCTTTGAAGGACCCAAATACCTACGCATGTGGCAAAAACAGCATCTGTAACACCTCTAAGAACGGTGTTGGGTACAGCTGCAACTGTTTACAAGGTTACCATGGGAACCCTTATCTTCCAGAAGGATGCCAAG ACATAAATGAATGTGAAGAACCATCTGGGCCTTGCAATGGGACTTGTACCAACCTGCTTGGGAGTTACAAATGCTCTTGCCCACCTGGTTATTTTggagatgggaaaaaaaatggaagtggATGCATTCCTCCTCAAAAGCAATTTCCAGTAATAGCAGTCACCGTAG GTACTGGCTTGGGCTCCTTGTTCCTACTTATTGGTATCTTATTGGTGTTGTTGGCActtcaaaagagaaaggagtacAAATTGAAACAGAAGTTCTTCAAGCAAAATGGAGGCTTCTTGTTAAAGCAACACTTATCTTCCCAACAAGGATCTGTTGAAGCTACCAAAATCTTTGCCGTTGAAGAACTAAAGCGAGCGACTAATAACTATCATATGAACCAGATCCTTGGTCAAGGAGCCTACGGTACAGTATACAAAGGAATTCTACCTGATCATAGAATTGTCGCCATTAAGAAATCAAAATTGGTTGATGAAAGTCAGATAGAGCAATTCATAAATGAAATGGTTATTCTCTCCCGGATCAACCATAGAAATGTGGTAAAGTTATTGGGTTGCTGCTTAGAGGCTGAGGTTCCTATATTAGTGTATGAATTTATCACGAACAAAACCTTATTCCACCATATCCATGGTGAGGGATGTAATTCTCCAATTTCATGGGATAATCGTCTAAGGATAGCTGCAGAAACAGCGGAGGCGCTTGCTTATTTGCATTCTGTAGCTTCACCACCTATCATTCACAGAGATATTAAGTCTGCAAACATactcttggatgataattataCAGCAAGGGTGTCAGACTTTGGTGCATCAAGGTTGGTTCCTTTAGACCAAACTCAATTTACACTAGTGCAAGGAACATTGGGATATTTGGATCCAGAGTATCTTCAATCAAGTCAACTAATAGAaaagagtgatgtttatagcTTTGGTGTAGTACTTGCGGAGCTATTAACGGGAAAGAAGGCACTCTATTCTGATGGGCCTAGTAAAGAGACAAGTCTAGCCATGCATTTTGTTACTTCAACTAGAGAAGGTAGGATTTGGGATATTCTAGATGATCGGATTTTAATTGAAGGATGTAAAGAGCAACTCCATGAAGTTCTTTTATTGGCTGAAAGATGTTTAAGagtaaaaggagaagaaaggccCACAATGAAGGAAGTGGCAATGGAGTTGGAAGGGTTGAACAAATATCAGAGGCACCATTGGGTTGCACAGAATCGTGAGGAGGTGGAATGTCTTCTTGGGGAACCATCAAACTTCCTTAGTCACAACACTATTAAATACCATATAGTTTGA